In methanogenic archaeon ISO4-H5, the following are encoded in one genomic region:
- a CDS encoding TfoX N-terminal domain protein, translating into MASTKEKLQQVTAILPEITHRKMMGEYLLYQDDVLFGGIYDDRLLLKITKASALMLVGYPSAFPYEGGGEMILFTEPFDTELLRKTVDAICTELSSHV; encoded by the coding sequence ATGGCATCCACCAAAGAAAAGCTACAGCAGGTCACTGCTATCCTGCCCGAAATCACTCACCGCAAGATGATGGGAGAATATCTCTTGTATCAGGACGATGTACTTTTCGGCGGCATCTATGACGACCGTCTACTTCTGAAGATTACCAAGGCATCCGCATTAATGCTTGTCGGATATCCATCCGCATTCCCGTATGAAGGCGGCGGTGAGATGATCCTATTTACCGAACCCTTCGATACGGAATTGCTCCGCAAGACTGTCGATGCGATCTGTACCGAACTGAGCAGTCACGTCTGA
- a CDS encoding transmembrane protein, with translation MNDTAKVALTIVGTMVLLIVDMLLLIYTDMSISLFWVIIVIAIVLPLFPLVFVRGSSAELNLLSMKVKAPFVNLDIAYSDIQSLELRTKFSPGVRIWGYGLIHKGSGHFDNREFGTYTFSGDTRIPAFIVVKYAGNNVLVFNTVDEERTRAIYESLKNSSGKSGSEVYEGPALPKSHRSVYVGIAAVGIIAVVAIVIFAVFGMGHVTATLENDHLHVDAVMVNENIAYTDITDVELCENMDYGSRVAGLGGSDYLSGKFKNSEFGTYRLAVHKNVSECILVKYSGGVLVFNLGSNAETETFLADLSARC, from the coding sequence ATGAACGATACGGCGAAGGTTGCCCTGACCATTGTGGGGACGATGGTACTGCTCATCGTCGATATGCTCCTGCTTATATACACAGATATGTCAATAAGTCTGTTCTGGGTCATCATTGTAATCGCCATCGTTCTGCCGCTATTCCCGTTGGTTTTCGTCAGAGGTTCGTCCGCTGAGCTTAACCTGCTATCGATGAAGGTGAAGGCACCTTTTGTGAATCTCGATATCGCCTATTCCGATATCCAGAGCCTGGAGCTGAGGACAAAGTTCAGCCCGGGTGTGAGGATCTGGGGGTACGGACTCATCCACAAGGGTTCGGGTCATTTCGACAACAGGGAGTTCGGAACATACACCTTCTCCGGAGACACCAGAATTCCCGCGTTCATCGTTGTCAAGTATGCAGGGAACAATGTTCTTGTCTTCAATACCGTGGACGAGGAGCGCACCCGTGCAATCTACGAGTCGCTGAAGAATTCCTCGGGCAAGTCGGGATCGGAGGTTTACGAGGGTCCTGCACTGCCGAAGTCGCACCGCAGCGTATACGTCGGGATAGCCGCCGTAGGAATCATCGCGGTGGTGGCCATAGTGATCTTCGCAGTATTCGGTATGGGGCACGTCACTGCCACCCTGGAGAACGATCATCTCCATGTGGATGCCGTGATGGTGAACGAGAACATCGCCTATACCGACATCACTGATGTCGAGCTGTGTGAGAATATGGATTACGGTTCACGTGTCGCCGGTTTAGGTGGTAGTGATTACCTCAGTGGCAAGTTCAAGAATTCTGAATTCGGAACCTATCGGTTGGCCGTGCATAAGAATGTCTCCGAATGTATTTTGGTAAAGTATTCCGGCGGGGTGCTGGTGTTCAACCTCGGAAGCAATGCGGAGACAGAAACGTTCCTTGCAGACCTGTCGGCCCGTTGTTGA
- a CDS encoding ApbE family protein produces MRTFFRVKETCATIICDENLIRVAQEAIFEARAIIERKIADDSFFGVTYEPLPPESSDHPLIRRMCEASVLAGVGPMAGVAGAVAEFAVGKLVEAGAKEAVVENGGDIALYSPKGRPVGIFADHPVFRDLAFDVASDSVLGICSSSRKIGPSVSLGESNISTVVSDNVVLADCCATALGNMVKGEENLAESCEKIGSIEGVRGCMACCGGKIAVYGDLPEMIKADISRVL; encoded by the coding sequence ATGAGAACCTTTTTCAGAGTGAAAGAGACCTGTGCCACGATAATCTGCGACGAGAATCTCATCCGTGTTGCACAGGAAGCGATCTTTGAAGCAAGAGCAATCATCGAGAGGAAGATAGCGGACGATTCATTTTTCGGAGTAACCTACGAACCTCTGCCCCCGGAGAGTTCGGACCATCCGCTGATTCGGAGGATGTGCGAAGCATCCGTCTTGGCAGGAGTCGGGCCGATGGCGGGTGTGGCAGGCGCAGTGGCTGAATTCGCAGTCGGGAAACTGGTGGAGGCGGGTGCGAAGGAGGCGGTCGTGGAGAACGGCGGTGACATCGCTCTGTATTCTCCCAAAGGGCGTCCCGTGGGCATTTTTGCCGATCATCCTGTATTCCGGGACCTGGCATTCGATGTCGCTTCGGATAGCGTGCTGGGTATATGCTCTTCATCCAGAAAGATCGGTCCGTCCGTATCCCTGGGAGAGAGCAATATCTCCACCGTCGTATCGGACAATGTGGTCCTGGCTGATTGCTGCGCCACCGCACTCGGAAACATGGTCAAGGGGGAAGAGAATCTAGCCGAGAGCTGTGAGAAGATAGGCAGTATCGAGGGTGTCAGAGGATGTATGGCCTGCTGCGGCGGCAAGATCGCTGTGTACGGGGATCTTCCCGAAATGATAAAAGCCGACATCAGCAGAGTTCTCTAA
- a CDS encoding dihydrodipicolinate reductase DapB produces the protein MLVKRIISTEGITVAAAFDLVKIGEDIGEVAGIGKIGVPVSDSKDLEKILKESKADVYIDFTIAKATVVNAPIAAKCGVNLIIGTTGLTAEDKTMITNEVVKNNVAAVISSNYSIGVGTFMKLCREAAGLLGNDYDVEIIEAHHNQKKDAPSGTAMTVAEIISKEMGGKEFVYGREGVCPRGKEIGIHAVRGGDIVGDHTVMFIGNSERIEIRHQAHSREIFVGGAVLAAQWVCKQKKGVVYEMADVLS, from the coding sequence ATGCTCGTCAAGCGCATCATATCCACTGAAGGAATCACCGTTGCAGCGGCCTTCGACCTCGTTAAGATCGGAGAGGACATCGGAGAAGTCGCAGGTATCGGCAAGATCGGAGTCCCTGTCTCCGACTCCAAGGACCTCGAGAAGATCCTGAAGGAATCCAAGGCTGACGTTTACATCGACTTCACCATCGCCAAGGCAACCGTCGTCAACGCCCCTATCGCGGCTAAGTGCGGAGTCAACCTCATCATCGGAACCACCGGCCTTACCGCAGAGGACAAGACCATGATCACCAACGAGGTCGTCAAGAACAACGTTGCAGCGGTCATCAGCTCCAACTACTCCATCGGAGTGGGAACCTTCATGAAGCTCTGCAGGGAAGCTGCAGGTCTCCTCGGCAACGATTATGACGTCGAGATCATCGAGGCCCACCACAACCAGAAGAAGGACGCTCCCAGCGGAACCGCCATGACCGTCGCCGAGATCATCAGCAAGGAAATGGGCGGCAAGGAGTTCGTCTACGGACGCGAAGGAGTATGTCCCAGGGGCAAGGAGATCGGAATCCACGCAGTAAGGGGTGGAGACATCGTCGGAGACCACACCGTCATGTTCATCGGCAACTCCGAGCGCATCGAGATCCGCCACCAGGCACACTCCAGGGAGATCTTCGTCGGCGGAGCAGTGCTCGCAGCACAGTGGGTCTGCAAGCAGAAGAAGGGCGTCGTCTACGAGATGGCCGACGTTCTCTCCTGA
- a CDS encoding ATPase (AAA+ superfamily) → MEMRRKIYARLLEWKEQKQGSTALLIEGARRVGKSFIVEEFGRNEYDSYLLINLGKVGKSVKDLFDDLTDVPLLLQKLSSMMRVKLYERRSLIIFDEVQKFPRARESIKFLVEDGRYDYIETGSLISIHENVKDIIIPSEEEQVHMYPMDFEEFCWALGDETTIPLIREHFDSKKPLGTELHKSVLNQFRKYMLVGGMPMAVDTYVRTSDFGKVEEIKRLILDLYREDISKKSKRNKLKTMKLFESIPSELSKHDKRVELSHIDRNGRMANFDEPLYWLEDSMIANTCYNTTVPNVGLNLNTDLASVKAYLGDTGLLVSLTVNENESIEHEVYNSLLNDKLHINEGMFMENIVAQMLRANGHRLFFHSFYKDEDKKNRYEVDFLVRDGKKIDPIEVKSSGYTNHSSLDYLMKTYSKTLGQPYILYTKDLKKDGNVLFLPLYMAICL, encoded by the coding sequence ATGGAGATGCGGAGAAAGATCTATGCCAGGCTCCTTGAGTGGAAGGAGCAGAAGCAGGGCAGCACGGCATTGCTGATCGAGGGAGCACGTCGTGTTGGCAAGAGTTTCATTGTCGAAGAGTTCGGCAGGAATGAATATGACTCCTATCTGCTGATTAATCTCGGAAAGGTAGGTAAATCGGTAAAGGATCTTTTCGACGATCTTACGGATGTCCCCCTTCTTCTCCAGAAGCTATCCAGTATGATGAGGGTGAAACTCTATGAACGCAGATCCCTGATAATATTCGACGAGGTTCAGAAATTTCCTCGCGCGAGGGAATCGATAAAGTTCCTTGTCGAGGACGGAAGATATGATTATATCGAGACAGGATCGCTCATATCAATTCATGAGAATGTCAAGGACATCATAATCCCTTCTGAAGAAGAACAGGTCCATATGTATCCGATGGATTTTGAGGAGTTCTGTTGGGCGTTGGGCGATGAAACTACGATTCCACTGATAAGGGAACATTTCGATTCGAAGAAACCCCTGGGGACAGAACTTCATAAATCGGTCCTCAATCAATTCAGGAAGTACATGCTCGTAGGCGGAATGCCCATGGCCGTGGATACCTATGTACGGACATCGGATTTCGGAAAAGTCGAGGAGATCAAGAGGCTGATTCTTGACTTATACCGTGAGGATATCTCTAAGAAATCCAAGAGAAACAAGCTGAAGACGATGAAGTTGTTCGAATCGATTCCTTCAGAATTGTCAAAACACGATAAGAGGGTAGAACTCTCGCACATCGATCGTAATGGTCGTATGGCTAATTTCGATGAACCACTCTATTGGCTTGAGGATTCCATGATCGCCAATACCTGTTACAATACCACAGTGCCGAATGTGGGGTTGAATCTCAATACCGATCTAGCTTCAGTTAAGGCATACCTAGGTGACACAGGACTCCTCGTCAGCCTGACTGTCAACGAGAATGAATCGATTGAGCACGAGGTCTACAATTCGTTGCTGAACGATAAGCTCCACATAAACGAGGGAATGTTCATGGAGAACATCGTGGCCCAGATGCTGAGAGCGAACGGGCACAGACTCTTCTTCCATTCATTCTACAAGGACGAGGATAAGAAGAACCGGTATGAGGTGGATTTTCTTGTGAGAGACGGGAAGAAGATCGACCCCATCGAAGTGAAATCCAGCGGTTACACCAACCATTCTTCTTTGGATTACCTTATGAAGACATACTCAAAGACTCTCGGACAACCGTACATCCTCTACACTAAGGATTTGAAGAAAGACGGCAACGTCCTCTTTCTTCCTTTATATATGGCAATATGTTTGTGA
- a CDS encoding cobalamin (vitamin B12) biosynthesis protein CbiX3, with protein sequence MAYGSDRFGSYGSAGKIHAERIEKITGIKTYYGFASQQEPRWEDTMKQMIQDGVDTVYAIPFFISADRYASTFVARFLGFDKEQRKGICSKWGNVNIIETGGFTDHPGMDKVMTEIAEHYKAVPGKTGIVLISHGARDCAGTPLAESAADYLRKRGFMVICGYNEHQHPDDIESVEQATGTEGIENILVIPFFVSPSSHTCEDIVETLKLDSDRKRMYPFNGKMYPLTYTYEVGMSPSVAEILAERVIEAKGH encoded by the coding sequence ATGGCCTATGGTTCCGACAGATTCGGCAGTTACGGGAGTGCTGGTAAGATTCATGCAGAGCGCATCGAGAAGATTACCGGCATCAAGACCTACTACGGTTTCGCATCCCAGCAGGAACCCCGCTGGGAGGACACTATGAAACAGATGATCCAGGACGGTGTCGATACCGTTTATGCGATACCGTTCTTCATATCTGCCGACAGATACGCTTCGACATTCGTTGCCCGTTTCCTCGGATTCGATAAGGAACAGAGGAAAGGTATCTGCAGCAAGTGGGGTAATGTCAACATTATCGAAACCGGGGGATTCACGGATCATCCTGGAATGGACAAGGTAATGACAGAGATTGCTGAACATTACAAGGCCGTTCCCGGCAAGACAGGCATAGTCCTTATCAGTCACGGTGCACGTGATTGTGCAGGTACGCCTCTGGCCGAGAGCGCTGCCGATTATCTCCGCAAAAGGGGTTTCATGGTAATCTGCGGATATAACGAGCATCAGCACCCTGATGATATCGAATCGGTTGAACAGGCCACAGGAACGGAAGGAATCGAGAATATCCTGGTTATTCCATTCTTCGTTTCGCCCAGTTCGCATACCTGCGAGGACATCGTTGAGACTCTGAAGCTGGATTCGGACAGGAAGAGGATGTACCCGTTCAACGGAAAGATGTATCCTTTGACCTATACCTACGAGGTGGGAATGAGTCCCAGCGTGGCGGAGATTCTTGCGGAAAGAGTAATCGAAGCAAAAGGACATTAA
- a CDS encoding bifunctional protein FolC1, producing MDREGAEDLIYEYYLAAERLQKDSGIEMVRDPSLLAHVLSSFSGTPCAVVTGSKGKGSLCMMLSSILSATTSVGMLTSPHITRFNERIRVGGEPIPDGDLVRIVSGLEPRIKEISDSLPAGKYISPMGIQAAAALTYFSEKRTGFNVLECGKGAKYDDVARVPHRYALINSIFLEHTRELGPTLKDIAEDKSFVITEDTECAFSARQSPEAMEAIRNRSEALGIPLKVYGEDFCAESVRLTSNGTEFTARIGDHRIPGLTVPLLGRHMAENAAMATAAALTIRPELTDDEIRKALAGIVWPGRMEILRREPLTILDACINRSSCGQVLEVMDTLSIRKADIIIGIPDDKDYAGVAEAVSPRAERLILTRSSNPHYVFTDAQAAALEERGIPYIPSPDLENALALTGRDGPVVILGTTSLISDAERLFR from the coding sequence ATGGACAGGGAAGGCGCGGAGGACCTCATCTACGAATACTATCTCGCGGCCGAGAGGCTGCAGAAGGACAGCGGTATCGAAATGGTCCGCGATCCGTCACTGCTGGCACATGTGCTTTCATCGTTCTCCGGCACACCCTGCGCGGTAGTCACCGGCAGCAAGGGGAAGGGTTCACTGTGCATGATGCTCTCCTCGATCCTCTCCGCAACGACGTCCGTGGGGATGCTCACCAGCCCCCACATCACCCGTTTCAACGAACGCATAAGGGTCGGCGGGGAGCCCATTCCCGACGGGGACCTGGTCCGCATCGTATCGGGGCTGGAACCCCGTATCAAGGAGATATCCGATTCCCTCCCCGCAGGGAAATACATCAGCCCCATGGGAATACAGGCCGCCGCGGCGCTCACCTATTTCTCCGAGAAAAGGACAGGGTTCAACGTTCTCGAATGCGGCAAAGGGGCCAAGTACGACGACGTCGCCCGCGTTCCCCACAGATACGCCCTCATCAACAGCATATTCCTGGAGCACACCAGAGAGCTCGGCCCTACATTGAAGGACATAGCGGAGGACAAGAGTTTTGTCATCACGGAGGACACTGAATGCGCCTTCTCCGCCCGGCAGAGCCCCGAGGCCATGGAAGCGATTAGGAATCGTTCGGAGGCCCTCGGCATCCCTCTGAAGGTATACGGAGAGGACTTCTGCGCGGAATCGGTCCGTCTCACCAGTAACGGCACGGAATTCACCGCGAGGATAGGGGATCACCGCATTCCCGGACTGACCGTACCCCTGCTCGGCAGACACATGGCGGAGAACGCCGCCATGGCCACGGCGGCCGCCCTCACGATCCGTCCCGAACTCACGGACGACGAGATACGCAAGGCCCTGGCGGGTATCGTATGGCCCGGACGCATGGAGATTCTGCGCAGGGAGCCCCTCACCATCCTCGACGCATGCATCAACCGCTCCAGCTGCGGACAGGTCCTGGAGGTCATGGACACCCTCAGCATACGGAAGGCGGACATCATCATCGGCATCCCCGACGACAAGGACTACGCGGGTGTCGCGGAGGCGGTGTCGCCCCGTGCGGAGAGACTCATCCTCACCCGTTCCTCCAACCCCCATTACGTCTTCACCGATGCTCAGGCCGCAGCCCTGGAGGAAAGGGGTATCCCATACATCCCCAGCCCGGATCTGGAGAATGCCCTCGCCCTGACAGGAAGGGACGGACCCGTGGTGATTCTGGGCACCACCTCGCTGATTTCCGATGCGGAGCGCCTGTTCCGTTGA
- a CDS encoding ABC transporter solute-binding protein, producing the protein MNVKLIAIVAVIAVVAAGGTGVYFLTKDNGEKPIAVSDLADCRLLVYGNANNDDVINNDDVRLIEKLIADKSEDWSTKYPFADANNDMKLDSADVDMAKKILNRDSMEINVAYKDGDAFKADKVNYPIKHAIVVGDNPAIAIKTVGALDKIVGIAVTELTTDPIYSDLTDESKITRVGNKSTAATISLISNVHEKYNDAVVLTSSSSRYLTNESDIEAAGVPVVRFNVDGGTSGLESIQGILTVGYLLGCEEKSQKFANFCDEILKNVADKVSANVKTKETCIATNRTKNVSGLSSEYYPIVNLAGGNNVITKDTTQTSFNGASDDWLLAYEFKHIVHSTSLGYVTTLDEKSEYDTYAANFKDLQQYKDKHFVLVNANLPAAIRVAYIASYFYPDLFDADYGDKMLKTFFDDYLSNMKSYKIADGTFMVKYTDVYA; encoded by the coding sequence ATGAACGTAAAACTGATCGCAATTGTAGCCGTTATTGCCGTTGTGGCGGCCGGAGGTACCGGTGTGTACTTCCTTACTAAAGACAACGGAGAGAAACCTATCGCAGTGTCGGATCTTGCCGACTGCCGTCTTCTTGTTTATGGAAACGCGAACAACGACGACGTGATCAACAACGATGATGTCAGGCTCATCGAGAAGCTTATTGCTGACAAGAGCGAGGACTGGAGCACCAAGTATCCTTTCGCTGATGCCAACAATGATATGAAACTCGATTCCGCCGACGTCGACATGGCTAAGAAGATCCTTAACCGCGACAGCATGGAAATCAATGTCGCCTACAAGGACGGAGATGCCTTCAAGGCTGACAAGGTGAATTACCCCATCAAACACGCCATCGTCGTCGGTGACAACCCCGCTATCGCAATAAAGACCGTGGGTGCCCTCGACAAGATTGTCGGTATTGCAGTCACTGAGCTTACCACCGACCCCATCTACTCCGATCTCACTGATGAGAGTAAGATCACCCGCGTGGGCAACAAATCCACTGCTGCCACCATTTCTCTTATTTCCAACGTCCACGAGAAGTACAACGACGCAGTCGTTCTGACCTCGTCTTCATCCAGGTATCTCACCAACGAAAGCGACATCGAGGCAGCAGGTGTTCCCGTCGTCAGGTTCAACGTCGACGGAGGAACCTCTGGTCTGGAATCTATCCAGGGAATCCTCACTGTCGGATATCTCCTGGGGTGTGAGGAGAAATCCCAGAAGTTTGCCAACTTCTGTGACGAAATCCTCAAGAACGTTGCCGATAAGGTCAGTGCAAACGTGAAGACAAAGGAGACCTGCATTGCTACCAACAGGACTAAGAACGTTTCCGGTCTTTCCTCCGAGTACTACCCCATCGTCAACCTTGCCGGAGGCAACAATGTCATTACTAAGGACACTACCCAGACCTCTTTCAACGGCGCCAGTGACGATTGGCTTCTTGCTTATGAGTTCAAGCACATCGTTCACTCCACATCTCTCGGATACGTGACCACGCTCGATGAGAAGTCTGAATACGATACCTATGCTGCTAACTTCAAAGATTTGCAGCAGTACAAAGACAAGCACTTCGTGCTCGTCAATGCCAACCTGCCTGCTGCTATCAGGGTTGCATACATTGCATCCTACTTCTATCCTGATCTCTTTGATGCAGATTATGGAGACAAGATGCTGAAGACCTTCTTCGATGACTACCTCAGCAACATGAAGTCTTACAAGATTGCAGACGGTACCTTCATGGTGAAGTACACTGACGTGTACGCCTGA
- a CDS encoding CAAX amino terminal protease family: MSRFDLRDPNNKLYVLCTFIGVAIILAATAVSVIYFIEEAPSQFHTLYEGSEPPGAGMPIACGIIYFVCLALLIKDIRKRLNGCPSEEKDARFMRAPLSKAGILFAVTCFTTLTVIAISHVIGEEITQSFLDEYSTYAMMAMMICAGPEEEILTRAICIGLPVFIVCAIKGRGRFKDVLGGFGMSKVAFVFLVISAVIFGLLHLEGWSIMKFPDTFISGMLFGYVYIQYGLHATIVMHSAFDMLATFDMICEGTGTVPIIIMAAAGAILLVRSLLKIREYLPENLLHERFEGSVLEQWERE, translated from the coding sequence ATGAGCCGGTTCGACCTCAGGGATCCCAACAATAAACTGTACGTTCTCTGTACTTTCATCGGTGTCGCCATAATTTTGGCCGCGACCGCAGTATCGGTGATCTATTTCATAGAGGAAGCGCCGTCTCAGTTCCATACTCTGTATGAGGGCTCAGAACCTCCTGGAGCCGGGATGCCTATCGCCTGCGGAATAATCTATTTCGTGTGTCTGGCACTTCTCATAAAGGACATCCGCAAACGCTTGAACGGATGCCCCTCGGAAGAGAAGGATGCACGTTTCATGAGAGCGCCGCTGAGCAAGGCAGGCATCCTTTTCGCCGTCACCTGTTTCACAACTTTGACGGTGATTGCAATATCCCACGTCATTGGCGAGGAGATCACACAGAGCTTCCTCGATGAGTACAGCACCTATGCCATGATGGCGATGATGATATGTGCCGGACCTGAGGAGGAGATACTTACCAGAGCAATCTGCATAGGTCTGCCCGTATTCATCGTATGTGCGATCAAGGGTAGGGGAAGGTTCAAGGATGTCCTGGGCGGTTTCGGCATGAGCAAGGTCGCCTTTGTCTTCCTTGTGATCTCCGCGGTGATATTCGGGCTTCTCCATCTTGAAGGCTGGAGCATAATGAAGTTCCCGGACACTTTCATCAGCGGTATGCTGTTCGGCTACGTCTATATCCAATACGGTCTGCACGCAACCATCGTCATGCATTCGGCCTTCGACATGCTGGCCACTTTCGACATGATCTGCGAAGGAACCGGCACGGTCCCGATAATAATCATGGCCGCAGCCGGTGCAATCCTGCTGGTAAGATCGCTGCTGAAGATCAGGGAGTATCTTCCCGAGAATCTCCTGCACGAGCGCTTCGAAGGATCAGTTCTGGAGCAGTGGGAGAGGGAGTGA
- a CDS encoding methanogeneis marker protein 16, translated as MSTWDGTLSKSYEEINEKIRSKKAVVYTAEEIMEVVEKKGIERAAEEVDVVTTGTFGAMCSSGAFLNFGHATPPIRMTDIRLNDVPVDGGLAAVDTYVGATSLTEKPAGGYGGAHVIEDLVAGKSVHLHAWGPGTDCYVRKDIDTNITLEDINEAYLYNPRNCYQNYGIATNSSGRTLYTYMGKLLPRMKNATFSSAGQLSPLLNDPHLETIGMGTHIFLAGGEGYVTWQGTQFKTNVEEVNGVPIGGARTLALVGDMKQMNAKYLRGLDITGYGISLAIGVGIPIPILNKDILKRCCISDDQIYAQLTDYSLPAGRKEMARYTYAELRSGSIEYEGKKIRTSSLSSYHGARAVAGELKSWIENGEFQLNRPVMQFPKTAKLKSLVEDWM; from the coding sequence ATGTCCACTTGGGATGGTACGTTGTCTAAGTCCTACGAAGAGATCAATGAGAAAATAAGGTCCAAGAAAGCCGTCGTTTACACCGCCGAAGAGATCATGGAAGTGGTGGAGAAGAAAGGCATCGAAAGGGCAGCTGAAGAGGTCGATGTAGTCACTACCGGAACCTTCGGGGCTATGTGCTCCTCCGGTGCGTTCCTCAACTTCGGTCACGCCACTCCGCCGATCAGGATGACTGATATCCGCCTCAACGATGTTCCTGTTGACGGCGGTCTCGCAGCCGTAGACACCTACGTAGGTGCGACCTCTCTGACGGAAAAGCCTGCCGGGGGATACGGCGGAGCACACGTCATAGAGGACCTCGTCGCTGGAAAATCCGTACATCTCCATGCATGGGGCCCTGGTACTGACTGTTACGTCAGGAAGGACATAGACACCAACATCACCCTGGAAGACATCAACGAAGCCTATCTTTACAATCCAAGGAACTGTTACCAGAATTACGGCATAGCGACCAACAGCTCCGGAAGGACGCTCTATACCTACATGGGAAAGCTCCTTCCCCGGATGAAGAACGCCACCTTCAGTTCCGCCGGACAGCTGTCCCCGCTTCTCAACGACCCCCATCTGGAAACCATCGGCATGGGAACCCATATCTTCCTCGCGGGAGGAGAGGGTTATGTCACCTGGCAGGGTACACAGTTCAAGACCAACGTCGAAGAGGTCAACGGCGTCCCCATCGGAGGGGCCAGGACCCTGGCGCTGGTCGGAGATATGAAGCAGATGAATGCCAAATACCTCCGCGGACTGGACATCACCGGATACGGGATCTCCCTTGCTATCGGTGTCGGAATACCCATTCCCATCCTCAACAAGGATATCCTGAAGAGGTGCTGCATCTCCGATGACCAGATTTACGCCCAGCTCACGGATTACAGCCTGCCTGCAGGAAGGAAGGAAATGGCCCGCTATACATACGCTGAACTCAGGTCTGGGTCTATAGAATACGAAGGAAAGAAAATCAGGACCTCGTCCCTCTCGTCATACCACGGTGCGAGAGCGGTGGCAGGTGAGCTCAAGTCATGGATCGAGAACGGAGAGTTCCAGCTGAACAGACCCGTTATGCAGTTCCCTAAGACAGCCAAGCTAAAAAGCCTGGTAGAGGATTGGATGTGA
- a CDS encoding von Willebrand factor type A domain protein — translation MSGLESDTIGGFNSVISKQKKEKGRTIVSTILFSTELETVHDRVDIGEVNKMTRKQYCVGGCTALLDAVGITVDRIRRRQENDDEKVKTTLVVIITDGCENSSQEYTYANVKNLIDRQKENGWDFLFLGANIDVAKEAGRIGISRENSVEYCCDSEGARGMYCTVDAKLSRAREKGSFSPDE, via the coding sequence ATGTCCGGCCTGGAATCGGACACCATCGGGGGATTCAACTCCGTAATCTCCAAACAGAAGAAGGAAAAGGGCAGGACCATAGTCTCCACCATATTGTTCAGCACCGAACTCGAAACTGTCCATGACAGGGTGGACATAGGTGAAGTTAACAAGATGACCAGGAAACAGTACTGTGTAGGCGGTTGCACCGCCCTTCTCGATGCAGTGGGAATCACCGTCGACCGCATCCGCCGCAGACAGGAGAATGATGATGAGAAAGTGAAGACGACCCTTGTTGTAATCATCACCGACGGCTGCGAGAACTCCAGCCAAGAGTACACCTATGCCAACGTGAAGAACCTCATCGACCGTCAGAAAGAGAACGGCTGGGACTTCCTCTTCCTCGGTGCCAACATAGACGTCGCCAAGGAAGCCGGCAGGATTGGAATCAGCAGGGAGAACTCGGTGGAGTATTGCTGCGACTCAGAAGGCGCGAGGGGCATGTACTGCACCGTGGATGCCAAGCTCAGCAGAGCCAGGGAGAAGGGCAGTTTCAGTCCCGATGAATGA
- a CDS encoding 4Fe-4S ferredoxin iron-sulfur binding domain-containing protein, with protein MQMEKKFKITYNESNVQGSVAYILVKEFDLTPNVLKANISGDGSGIMILSVIGDETTIDKAMERIKECGYSVCSVMDHIHKDEEKCWSCGACVSVCPTKSIVVDEDYRVVVNYSSCIACGSCIDACSVKALRLVI; from the coding sequence ATGCAGATGGAGAAGAAATTCAAGATCACCTACAATGAGTCCAATGTGCAGGGTTCTGTCGCATACATCCTCGTGAAGGAATTCGACCTCACCCCCAATGTACTCAAGGCCAACATCTCCGGCGACGGCAGCGGAATCATGATCCTGAGCGTCATCGGGGATGAGACTACAATCGACAAGGCGATGGAACGCATCAAGGAATGCGGATACTCGGTATGTTCGGTCATGGACCACATACACAAGGACGAGGAGAAATGCTGGTCCTGCGGTGCATGTGTATCGGTATGTCCTACCAAATCCATCGTTGTGGACGAGGATTACAGGGTCGTAGTGAACTACAGTTCCTGCATCGCCTGCGGTTCATGTATCGACGCCTGTTCGGTTAAGGCGCTCAGATTAGTGATATGA